In Camelina sativa cultivar DH55 chromosome 16, Cs, whole genome shotgun sequence, a single window of DNA contains:
- the LOC104752715 gene encoding probable nucleoredoxin 1 isoform X2, whose translation MAETAKEINGGDAQDLLSLLSSPARDFLVRNDGEQVKIDSLIGKKIGLYFSAAWCGPCQRFTPQLVEVYNELAPKVGFEVVFVSGDEDQESFADYFSKMPWLAVPFADSETRDRLDGLFKVTGIPNLVMVDDHGKLVNGNGVGVIRSYGAGAYPFTPEKMKEIKEEEDRARREQTLSSVLVTPSRDFVVSPDGNKVPVSELEGKTIGLLFSVASYSKCSEFTPTLVEFYTKLKENKEDFEIVLISLEDDEESFNQDFKSKPWLALPFNDKSSSKLARHFMLSTLPTLVILGPDGKTRHLNVAEAIDDYGLLAYPFTPEKFKELEEIEKAKIEAQTTESLLVSGDLNYVLGKDGAKVLVSDLVGKNILMYFSAHWCPPCRAFTPELVEIYKQIKERDEAFELIFISSDRDQESFDEYYSQMPWLALPFGDPRKESLARTFKVGGIPMLAALGPTGKTVTKEARDLVAIHGADAYPFTEERLKEIEAKYDEMAKEWPKKVKHVLHEEHELELTRVQVYVCDKCDEQGKFWSYHCDECDFDLHDKCALEEETKPNGDEAVKEGGGEHQDGWVCDGNVCTKA comes from the exons ATGGCCGAAACCGCGAAAGAAATCAACGGCGGAGATGCTCAGGATCTtctctcacttctctcttctccggCGAGGGATTTCCTCGTTCGTAACGACGGCGAACAG GTTAAAATTGATAGCTTAATAGGGAAGAAGATTGGATTGTATTTTTCAGCTGCGTGGTGCGGACCGTGTCAGCGGTTTACTCCACAGCTGGTTGAAGTCTACAACGAGCTTGCTCCAAAAGTTGGTTTCGAGGTTGTTTTTGTGTCGGGTGATGAGGATCAAGAGTCCTTTGCTGATTATTTCAGTAAGATGCCATGGCTCGCTGTTCCATTTGCTGATTCAGAAACACGTGACCGTTTGGATGGGTTGTTCAAGGTTACGGGTATCCCTAACCTAGTGATGGTTGATGATCATGGTAAACTTGTGAATGGTAATGGGGTTGGTGTCATACGAAGCTATGGAGCTGGTGCTTATCCTTTCACACCTGAGAAAATGAAGGAgatcaaagaggaagaagacaggGCTCGGAGAGAGCAGACATTGTCATCTGTCTTGGTTACTCCTTCACGGGACTTTGTGGTTTCGCCAGACGGAAACAAG GTACCTGTATCGGAACTTGAAGGTAAAACCATTGGCCTTCTCTTCTCAGTTGCCTCTTACAGCAAATGCTCAGAGTTTACTCCAACGCTTGTTGAGTTTTATACGAAGCTGAAGGAGAATAAAGAGGATTTTGAGATTGTGTTGATATCtcttgaagatgatgaggagtCTTTTAATCAGGACTTTAAGAGCAAGCCATGGCTAGCGTTGCCGTTCAACGACAAAAGCTCTTCGAAATTGGCTCGGCACTTCATGCTGTCTACGTTACCAACACTGGTCATTCTCGGACCAGATGGAAAAACCCGTCACTTGAATGTCGCTGAAGCTATTGATGACTATGGACTTCTTGCTTATCCTTTCACTCCAGAGAAGTTTAAAGAACTCGAGGAGATAGAAAAGGCAAAGATAGAGGCTCAAACGACCGAGTCACTTCTTGTCTCAGGTGATCTCAACTATGTTCTCGGAAAAGATGGTGCTAAG GTGCTTGTTTCGGATCTGGTGGGGAAGAACATTCTTATGTACTTCTCAGCTCACTGGTGTCCTCCTTGTCGCGCCTTTACACCAGAGCTTGTTGAAATATACAAGCAGATAAAGGAGCGGGATGAAGCGTTTGAATTGATTTTCATCTCCAGTGACCGTGACCAGGAATCATTTGATGAGTATTACTCACAAATGCCGTGGCTGGCTCTTCCATTTG GTGATCCTAGGAAAGAATCCTTGGCACGAACCTTTAAGGTCGGTGGGATCCCAATGCTAGCAGCTCTGGGACCAACTGGGAAAACCGTAACAAAAGAAGCAAGGGACCTTGTGGCAATCCATGGAGCCGATGCTTACCCTTTCACTGAGGAACGTTTGAAGGAGATTGAAGCCAAGTACGATGAGATGGCAAAAGAGTGGCCTAAGAAGGTGAAACATGTTCTTCATGAAGAGCATGAGCTAGAACTGACTCGTGTTCAGGTTTACGTGTGCGATAAGTGTGATGAACAAGGAAAATTCTGGTCTTACCATTGCGATGAATGCGACTTTGATCTTCATGACAAGTGTGCTTTAGAGGAGGAGACAAAACCAAACGGTGATGAGGCTGTGAAAGAAGGTGGCGGTGAGCACCAAGATGGTTGGGTTTGTGACGGAAACGTGTGCACCAAGGCCTGA
- the LOC104752715 gene encoding probable nucleoredoxin 1 isoform X1, whose protein sequence is MAETAKEINGGDAQDLLSLLSSPARDFLVRNDGEQVKIDSLIGKKIGLYFSAAWCGPCQRFTPQLVEVYNELAPKVGFEVVFVSGDEDQESFADYFSKMPWLAVPFADSETRDRLDGLFKVTGIPNLVMVDDHGKLVNGNGVGVIRSYGAGAYPFTPEKMKEIKEEEDRARREQTLSSVLVTPSRDFVVSPDGNKVPVSELEGKTIGLLFSVASYSKCSEFTPTLVEFYTKLKENKEDFEIVLISLEDDEESFNQDFKSKPWLALPFNDKSSSKLARHFMLSTLPTLVILGPDGKTRHLNVAEAIDDYGLLAYPFTPEKFKELEEIEKAKIEAQTTESLLVSGDLNYVLGKDGAKVLVSDLVGKNILMYFSAHWCPPCRAFTPELVEIYKQIKERDEAFELIFISSDRDQESFDEYYSQMPWLALPFGDPRKESLARTFKVGGIPMLAALGPTGKTVTKEARDLVAIHGADAYPFTEERLKEIEAKYDEMAKEWPKKVKHVLHEEHELELTRVQVYVCDKCDEQGKFWSYHCDECDFDLHDKCALEEETKPNGDEAVKEGGGEHQDGWVCDGNVCTKA, encoded by the exons ATGGCCGAAACCGCGAAAGAAATCAACGGCGGAGATGCTCAGGATCTtctctcacttctctcttctccggCGAGGGATTTCCTCGTTCGTAACGACGGCGAACAG GTTAAAATTGATAGCTTAATAGGGAAGAAGATTGGATTGTATTTTTCAGCTGCGTGGTGCGGACCGTGTCAGCGGTTTACTCCACAGCTGGTTGAAGTCTACAACGAGCTTGCTCCAAAAGTTGGTTTCGAGGTTGTTTTTGTGTCGGGTGATGAGGATCAAGAGTCCTTTGCTGATTATTTCAGTAAGATGCCATGGCTCGCTGTTCCATTTGCTGATTCAGAAACACGTGACCGTTTGGATGGGTTGTTCAAGGTTACGGGTATCCCTAACCTAGTGATGGTTGATGATCATGGTAAACTTGTGAATGGTAATGGGGTTGGTGTCATACGAAGCTATGGAGCTGGTGCTTATCCTTTCACACCTGAGAAAATGAAGGAgatcaaagaggaagaagacaggGCTCGGAGAGAGCAGACATTGTCATCTGTCTTGGTTACTCCTTCACGGGACTTTGTGGTTTCGCCAGACGGAAACAAG GTACCTGTATCGGAACTTGAAGGTAAAACCATTGGCCTTCTCTTCTCAGTTGCCTCTTACAGCAAATGCTCAGAGTTTACTCCAACGCTTGTTGAGTTTTATACGAAGCTGAAGGAGAATAAAGAGGATTTTGAGATTGTGTTGATATCtcttgaagatgatgaggagtCTTTTAATCAGGACTTTAAGAGCAAGCCATGGCTAGCGTTGCCGTTCAACGACAAAAGCTCTTCGAAATTGGCTCGGCACTTCATGCTGTCTACGTTACCAACACTGGTCATTCTCGGACCAGATGGAAAAACCCGTCACTTGAATGTCGCTGAAGCTATTGATGACTATGGACTTCTTGCTTATCCTTTCACTCCAGAGAAGTTTAAAGAACTCGAGGAGATAGAAAAGGCAAAGATAGAGGCTCAAACGACCGAGTCACTTCTTGTCTCAGGTGATCTCAACTATGTTCTCGGAAAAGATGGTGCTAAG GTGCTTGTTTCGGATCTGGTGGGGAAGAACATTCTTATGTACTTCTCAGCTCACTGGTGTCCTCCTTGTCGCGCCTTTACACCAGAGCTTGTTGAAATATACAAGCAGATAAAGGAGCGGGATGAAGCGTTTGAATTGATTTTCATCTCCAGTGACCGTGACCAG GAATCATTTGATGAGTATTACTCACAAATGCCGTGGCTGGCTCTTCCATTTGGTGATCCTAGGAAAGAATCCTTGGCACGAACCTTTAAGGTCGGTGGGATCCCAATGCTAGCAGCTCTGGGACCAACTGGGAAAACCGTAACAAAAGAAGCAAGGGACCTTGTGGCAATCCATGGAGCCGATGCTTACCCTTTCACTGAGGAACGTTTGAAGGAGATTGAAGCCAAGTACGATGAGATGGCAAAAGAGTGGCCTAAGAAGGTGAAACATGTTCTTCATGAAGAGCATGAGCTAGAACTGACTCGTGTTCAGGTTTACGTGTGCGATAAGTGTGATGAACAAGGAAAATTCTGGTCTTACCATTGCGATGAATGCGACTTTGATCTTCATGACAAGTGTGCTTTAGAGGAGGAGACAAAACCAAACGGTGATGAGGCTGTGAAAGAAGGTGGCGGTGAGCACCAAGATGGTTGGGTTTGTGACGGAAACGTGTGCACCAAGGCCTGA
- the LOC104752714 gene encoding actin-related protein 2/3 complex subunit 3, giving the protein MVYHSSFVEEEGITKACGCPLLPLKSHIKGPAPVSEQDKTDIVDEAITFFRANVFFTNFDIKSPADKLLIYLTFYINVALKRLEGCRTLAVGTKAIINLGLEDIPVPGETGFPFPGLFSLPQSQDEADLFRNYLKQVREETSGRLLSVAYRANGTPNKWWLAFAKRKFMNVVVL; this is encoded by the exons ATG GTTTATCACTCGAgttttgtggaagaagaagggaTAACAAAGGCATGTGGTTGTCCATTGCTTCCACTTAAGAGCCATATAAAAGGTCCTGCACCAGTTTCAGAACAAG ATAAAACTGATATAGTGGACGAGGCAATCACCTTCTTTCGTGCGAATGTCTTCTTCACAAACTTTGATATCAAAAGTCCTGCTGATAAGCTCCTTATTTACTTGACGTTCTACATAAACGTGGCGTTAAAGAGGCTCGAAGGCTGTAGAACTTTGGCTGTTGGAACTAAAGCGATTATCAACTTGGGTTTAGAAGATATTCCTGTTCCTGGAGAAACTGGCTTTCCTTTCCCGGGACTCTTTTCGCTTCCTCAGTCCCAGGATGAAGCAG ATCTTTTCAGGAACTATCTGAAGCAAGTTCGTGAGGAGACGAGTGGGAGGCTACTGAGTGTGGCGTATAGAGCCAACGGGACACCAAACAAATGGTGGCTTGCATTCGCCAAGAGAAAATTCATGAACGTGGTCGTCCTATGA
- the LOC104752716 gene encoding pantothenate kinase 1 (The sequence of the model RefSeq protein was modified relative to this genomic sequence to represent the inferred CDS: added 39 bases not found in genome assembly) produces the protein MHSLVGGVNFLLKTVPREAFTYLDGQKDFVEIDHNDLYPYLLVNIGSGVSMIKVDGDGKYERISGTSLGGGTFLGLGKLLTKCKSFDELLELSHHGNNRVIDMLVGDIYGGTDYSKIGLSSTAIASSFGKAISDGKELEDYQPEDVARSLLRMISNNIGQIAYLNALRFGLKRIFFGGFFIRGLEYTMDTISVAVHFWSRGEAKAMFLRHEGFLGALGAFTSYETHSNNDSKPQHHTVQRAILNCSGDDSFRHIPVTSNLNDSETIECSISLV, from the exons ACAGTTCCAAGAGAAGCTTTTACCTACTTGGATGGCCAGAAGGACTTTGTCGAGATCGACCATAATGATCTGTATCCATATCTACTTGTTAATATAGGCTCTGGGGTTAGCATGATCAAG GTCGATGGGGATGGAAAGTATGAGCGGATAAGTGGAACAAGCCTTGGTGGAGGCACATTTTTAGGTCTTGGAAAGCTTCTAACAAAATGCAAGAG TTTTGATGAGCTGCTCGAGTTAAGTCACCATGGAAATAACAGAGTAATTGACATGCTTGTTGGGGATATCTACGGTGGAACAGATTACTCAAAG ATTGGTCTGTCCTCAACAGCTATTGCTTCCAGCTTTGGGAAAGCAATTTCTGATGGCAAAGAACTTGAAGATTACCAGCCAGAAGATGTTGCAAGATCCCTTCTTAGAATGATATCAAATAATATCGGTCAG ATTGCGTATTTGAATGCTCTCAGATTCGGTCTTAAGCGTATTTTCTTTGGTGGATTTTTCATCCGTGGGCTAGAGTACACCATGGACACAATATCAGTTGCTGTTCACTTTTG GTCGAGGGGAGAGGCAAAAGCAATGTTTTTACGACATGAAGGGTTTCTTGGAGCATTAGGAGCATTCACGAGCTACGAAACTCATAGTAATAACGATTCAAAGCCGCAACATCATACTGTGCAAAGAGCAATTCTCAACTGTTCAGGTGATGATAGCTTTCGGCACATCCCAGTAACGTCTAATTTAAATGATAGCGAAACCATAGAATGCAGCATCAGTTTAGTTTAG